One segment of Rhodothermus bifroesti DNA contains the following:
- a CDS encoding NAD(P)H-hydrate dehydratase, which produces MPDVFAEPVLTAQAMRAADQHTIEVLGLPGRVLMETAGRAAAAVAAQMLGTVDGRTVICLCGRGNNGGDGFVLARVLHAQGARVHVVTLSDVSSMSDDAAANYQLLVHLAEADAENRLRLHRIESAAALDQLPPADVYVDALLGTGLSSPLRTPLAEIVEWLNARTAPVLAIDIPTGLHSDTGQVLGRAVRATRTVTMGALKVGLLIGEGPKYCGKIEVAEIGIPRHVLVEAAQQAGCAWRATDTTIRHWLPRRAHDAHKYSAGLAIVVAGSREFTGAPVMAATAAARIGAGYVLCACPSGVRPILATKLTEVALLGLPETERGGIDQEDAFDVLANGLERAQALLIGPGLGRHPDTQRFVRSLLERATQPVVVDADGLNALVGFTDLIRHHAQGRWILTPHAGEFRRLVGNDVDLTDRVRVVQQYARAWNCVLLLKGMPSLVGCPDGTVWINATGNPALATAGTGDILAGLCVGLLAQGLSPDRAALCALHVGGAVADHYAAQAALQSMMAMDLLTHLPQVLRERFLQKA; this is translated from the coding sequence ATGCCCGACGTATTTGCCGAGCCGGTCTTAACAGCCCAAGCTATGCGGGCAGCCGACCAGCATACCATCGAGGTGCTAGGCCTGCCTGGACGGGTACTGATGGAAACTGCTGGTCGCGCGGCAGCCGCGGTGGCGGCGCAGATGTTAGGAACCGTTGATGGCCGCACTGTCATTTGCCTGTGCGGCCGCGGCAACAACGGGGGCGACGGGTTCGTGCTGGCCCGCGTGTTGCACGCCCAGGGTGCCCGAGTCCATGTCGTGACGCTAAGCGACGTTTCGAGCATGAGCGACGATGCAGCCGCCAACTACCAGCTGCTCGTGCACCTTGCCGAAGCCGACGCCGAAAACCGACTGCGTCTGCATCGCATCGAATCAGCAGCCGCATTGGATCAGTTGCCGCCTGCTGATGTGTACGTCGATGCCCTACTGGGGACCGGCCTATCTAGCCCACTACGCACGCCGCTGGCGGAAATCGTGGAATGGCTAAACGCGCGCACCGCCCCTGTTTTGGCCATTGATATTCCAACCGGACTGCATAGCGATACAGGGCAGGTGCTGGGCAGAGCTGTTCGGGCTACGCGAACGGTCACTATGGGCGCACTCAAGGTAGGCCTACTCATCGGCGAGGGGCCCAAGTACTGCGGGAAGATCGAAGTTGCTGAAATTGGCATTCCACGCCACGTGCTCGTCGAGGCTGCCCAGCAAGCTGGGTGCGCCTGGCGCGCTACCGACACCACCATAAGGCATTGGCTTCCACGCCGCGCTCACGATGCGCACAAGTACAGTGCCGGCTTGGCCATTGTTGTAGCGGGATCGCGTGAGTTTACCGGAGCCCCGGTTATGGCGGCTACGGCCGCCGCTCGCATTGGCGCTGGCTACGTGCTGTGTGCCTGCCCTTCTGGCGTACGTCCTATCTTAGCTACTAAGTTGACCGAAGTGGCTTTACTCGGCCTACCCGAAACAGAACGGGGGGGCATTGATCAGGAGGACGCTTTCGACGTGCTGGCCAACGGGTTAGAACGGGCACAGGCGTTATTGATTGGTCCAGGCTTAGGACGTCATCCCGACACGCAACGCTTTGTGCGCAGCCTGCTCGAGCGAGCCACACAGCCTGTTGTCGTTGATGCCGACGGCCTAAATGCCCTCGTAGGGTTTACCGATTTAATACGCCACCATGCCCAGGGACGGTGGATTCTAACGCCACATGCCGGAGAGTTTCGGCGACTGGTTGGCAACGACGTAGACCTAACCGATCGCGTCCGGGTCGTGCAACAGTACGCCCGCGCGTGGAACTGTGTGCTGCTGCTTAAAGGAATGCCTAGCCTCGTAGGCTGCCCAGATGGCACAGTCTGGATCAATGCTACCGGTAACCCAGCCTTAGCAACAGCCGGGACAGGCGACATCCTGGCAGGACTATGCGTAGGTTTGCTCGCCCAAGGCCTGTCCCCTGATCGCGCCGCGCTTTGCGCGCTCCACGTGGGCGGCGCCGTAGCCGACCATTACGCAGCGCAAGCGGCCCTCCAAAGCATGATGGCCATGGATCTGCTAACA
- a CDS encoding Ig-like domain-containing protein, with protein MLLQRHKAWLALACLAACANPVAPTGGPPDRTPPALVESTPSRGATHVQDPEVRLVFSEAVEPASVTRALTITPALPQRPDIRVRGRIVTLRLPSPLRPNTTYVLTLDTNLRDLRGVSLKEPITLAFSTGPTINQGRIEGRVINAATGMPVANVDVYAYALGDTLPPTTLPAQPDYRTQTDPEGRFRFAYLSEQPYFVIALVDRNRNRRPDPDEAFAAPPFPALQADTAATPFARPWLLTARDTLPPTPQRAEALSNRRLRVRFSEPVRLLSPDPQNWYLFQNTTRIALQHVYQTAESSPEVYLETEPLTPGTHLLRIGSVADTVGNLAPNDTLRLLAVDRPDTLRLRFLGFVPSPEARLLSDQPFGLRFNAPPSSLAAAIHLTDEAGQARRFHLQTANGTTFWLVLDPPLQLGERLTLVLDGRVLGIADTLWQAVLVGLSESDLGSVSGLVISPDTTAPIVVELLPQTAGLPVRQVQLTPGDSLFRFEHVPEGRYRLRAFLDRNANQRWDGGQLIPYAPPEPLVWLAEPLQTRPRWEVAPADTLRFPPLP; from the coding sequence ATGCTGCTACAACGCCATAAAGCCTGGCTTGCACTTGCCTGCCTTGCTGCCTGCGCCAATCCTGTAGCACCTACAGGCGGTCCCCCTGACCGCACACCTCCGGCCCTTGTTGAAAGCACGCCCTCCCGTGGGGCTACGCATGTGCAAGATCCAGAAGTGCGGCTTGTTTTTTCTGAAGCAGTCGAACCCGCTTCGGTGACACGTGCCTTGACCATCACGCCGGCCTTACCGCAGCGCCCTGATATCCGCGTGCGCGGCCGCATCGTTACGCTACGCCTACCGTCGCCCCTTCGCCCCAATACCACCTACGTCCTAACCTTGGATACCAACTTACGCGACCTACGTGGTGTCAGCCTGAAGGAACCGATTACCTTAGCATTTTCAACGGGACCGACCATCAATCAAGGCCGCATCGAAGGCCGCGTAATTAACGCAGCCACGGGAATGCCTGTGGCCAATGTGGACGTCTATGCCTATGCTTTAGGCGACACACTACCGCCGACCACGCTGCCTGCGCAGCCGGACTATCGCACGCAAACAGACCCCGAGGGGCGCTTTCGCTTTGCCTACCTGAGCGAGCAGCCCTATTTCGTGATTGCCTTGGTAGACCGCAACCGCAATCGCCGACCCGATCCGGATGAAGCTTTTGCTGCCCCACCTTTCCCAGCACTACAAGCCGACACAGCAGCTACGCCCTTTGCACGCCCTTGGCTACTCACCGCGCGCGACACGCTGCCCCCAACGCCCCAGCGTGCAGAGGCACTTTCCAACCGTCGCCTGCGCGTGCGTTTTTCCGAGCCGGTGCGCCTTCTTAGCCCTGATCCCCAAAATTGGTACCTTTTCCAGAATACCACACGCATCGCGTTGCAGCACGTCTACCAGACGGCCGAGTCTTCACCAGAGGTATACCTTGAAACCGAACCCCTCACGCCCGGAACGCACCTGCTGCGCATTGGTAGCGTGGCCGATACGGTCGGTAACCTGGCACCCAACGATACGCTGCGCCTCCTGGCCGTCGATCGTCCCGATACCTTACGGCTACGTTTTTTAGGCTTTGTGCCCAGCCCTGAAGCCCGATTGCTGTCAGATCAGCCCTTTGGACTTCGCTTTAATGCCCCTCCATCCTCCTTAGCAGCAGCCATTCACCTCACAGACGAGGCAGGGCAAGCCCGACGCTTCCATCTGCAAACTGCAAACGGCACGACGTTTTGGCTGGTGTTGGATCCTCCGCTACAGTTAGGCGAGCGCCTTACGCTGGTGCTGGACGGTCGCGTTCTAGGCATTGCCGACACGCTCTGGCAAGCTGTGCTCGTAGGCCTTTCCGAATCGGATCTAGGCAGCGTAAGCGGCCTGGTGATTTCGCCCGATACAACCGCCCCGATCGTTGTAGAGCTGCTTCCACAGACAGCAGGGCTGCCTGTACGACAAGTACAACTAACACCGGGAGACAGCCTGTTTCGGTTTGAACACGTACCTGAAGGCCGCTATCGGCTCCGGGCTTTCTTGGATCGTAATGCTAACCAGCGATGGGATGGCGGTCAACTGATACCCTACGCGCCCCCTGAGCCGCTCGTCTGGCTTGCCGAGCCACTGCAAACCCGTCCCCGATGGGAGGTTGCGCCTGCCGATACGCTCCGTTTTCCCCCTTTGCCCTAG